A part of Pectinatus sottacetonis genomic DNA contains:
- a CDS encoding iron-containing alcohol dehydrogenase family protein produces the protein MRENYSVYLPQYSVGPECYDEIGQIMKYFGRKVTIIGGKTALQKAEPDLLSAIQKAGLIHLATVWYGGNSTETNVQRMIDNEHVKKADIIFGVGGGRAIDTAKAAADTLNKAYFSFPTVASNCAPTSAISVLYNDDGSLSRYYFPKQCPLHVFINTKIIADSPKELLWAGIGDALSKECEVELAVRNKNIFHTPLIGYKAATACTRPLLEYGQAALEAISKKQPSYEFTQVVLDIIISTGIASNLTCSAVNNKIEYYYNSSLAHCFYNSYMVLPQGHDYRHGAVVAYGVLVLLTYDGQTDLRNKIAAFNKKLALPVTLAEVGIKDKTEVDTIVDKAPEINEWNYVPYEMNKNKYKQAILAVDEYGKTL, from the coding sequence ATGAGAGAAAATTATTCAGTTTACCTTCCACAATATAGTGTGGGTCCGGAATGCTATGACGAAATAGGACAAATTATGAAGTATTTTGGCAGAAAAGTTACAATAATAGGAGGGAAAACTGCACTTCAAAAAGCTGAACCTGATTTACTGTCAGCAATACAGAAAGCAGGATTAATACATTTAGCTACTGTATGGTATGGCGGCAATTCTACAGAAACTAATGTGCAGAGAATGATTGACAATGAGCATGTAAAAAAAGCTGATATTATATTTGGCGTAGGTGGAGGAAGGGCTATTGATACGGCAAAAGCAGCTGCAGATACACTAAATAAAGCATATTTTTCTTTTCCTACAGTAGCTTCCAACTGTGCACCTACATCAGCTATTTCAGTTTTATATAATGATGATGGTTCTTTATCACGATATTATTTTCCTAAACAGTGTCCACTCCATGTGTTTATAAATACAAAAATTATTGCAGATTCACCTAAAGAATTGCTATGGGCTGGTATAGGTGATGCTCTTTCTAAAGAATGTGAAGTGGAACTGGCTGTCAGAAACAAAAATATCTTTCACACACCTTTAATTGGCTATAAAGCAGCTACTGCTTGTACCAGACCACTTCTGGAGTATGGTCAAGCAGCTCTTGAAGCTATAAGTAAAAAACAGCCGTCCTACGAATTTACGCAGGTAGTGCTGGATATTATAATTAGTACAGGGATTGCTTCAAATCTCACCTGTTCAGCGGTTAATAATAAAATAGAGTATTATTATAATTCTTCGCTGGCACATTGTTTTTATAATTCATATATGGTATTACCGCAGGGACATGATTATCGCCACGGTGCTGTAGTAGCATATGGTGTTCTGGTTTTACTTACTTATGATGGACAGACAGACTTGCGGAATAAAATAGCGGCATTCAATAAAAAGCTTGCTTTGCCGGTAACTTTGGCTGAAGTTGGGATAAAAGACAAAACTGAAGTTGATACGATAGTAGATAAGGCACCGGAAATAAATGAATGGAATTATGTCCCTTATGAAATGAATAAGAATAAATATAAACAAGCAATTTTGGCTGTAGACGAATATGGAAAAACTTTATAA
- a CDS encoding CgeB family protein yields the protein MKILVIGGKSYYTHSLIYALKKLQHDVSFYLINNFTDKVSWIQRKKYFWGWDNEIFNHFIKKESINIKSHYDQYNPDIVIVFDTYSISDTIIKHMGITSKVVMWLICTLKEEAFYNKIHGKLNSFDVICTYEEDDTVFLKNNLTTKILFCPVGFDDRFYKKDAAQQRDIDIVFVGVRSNHRLNILEKIATYVYKNNLTMIIYGISFEDNARHFWKRTHEKHKFLVKYPYLSKYIANITNITPDKVAEVYQKSKIVLNINRTDSLALNPRTFEILATNSFEIMDNRDSYCGLVTPGKDLAVYYDENDIIDKISYYLEHETERNAIASNGYNQVHDNFTMVNIVKKMLDKI from the coding sequence ATGAAAATACTGGTCATAGGCGGAAAATCATATTACACACATTCTCTTATATATGCACTAAAAAAATTGCAGCATGACGTTTCTTTTTATCTGATAAATAATTTTACCGATAAGGTATCATGGATACAGCGAAAAAAATATTTTTGGGGCTGGGACAACGAAATTTTTAATCATTTTATCAAAAAAGAGAGCATAAATATTAAATCCCATTATGACCAATATAACCCTGATATAGTTATTGTATTTGACACTTATAGTATCTCAGATACAATTATTAAACATATGGGGATAACTAGCAAAGTAGTCATGTGGCTTATTTGCACTCTTAAAGAAGAAGCTTTTTATAATAAAATACATGGAAAGTTAAATTCTTTTGATGTTATATGCACCTATGAAGAGGATGATACTGTTTTTCTAAAAAATAATTTAACCACTAAAATATTGTTCTGTCCGGTAGGATTTGATGACCGGTTTTATAAAAAGGATGCTGCTCAACAACGTGACATCGACATTGTTTTTGTAGGCGTGCGAAGTAATCACAGATTAAATATCCTAGAAAAAATTGCTACATATGTTTATAAAAATAACCTGACAATGATAATATATGGTATCAGTTTTGAAGACAATGCCAGACATTTTTGGAAAAGGACCCATGAAAAACATAAATTTTTAGTAAAATATCCTTATTTAAGTAAATACATTGCCAATATTACCAATATCACTCCGGATAAGGTGGCTGAAGTATATCAAAAAAGCAAAATAGTATTAAATATCAATCGTACTGATTCTCTGGCGCTAAATCCCCGTACATTTGAAATTTTAGCAACAAATTCCTTTGAAATCATGGATAATCGCGATTCATACTGTGGATTGGTTACTCCCGGAAAAGACCTTGCAGTGTATTATGATGAAAATGATATAATCGACAAAATATCCTATTACTTAGAACATGAAACTGAAAGAAATGCAATAGCATCAAATGGCTATAATCAAGTCCATGATAATTTTACAATGGTGAATATTGTAAAAAAAATGCTGGATAAAATTTAG
- a CDS encoding HD domain-containing protein: MTEDTFVKTIIENNGELYITGGWVRDMIAGRIPHDKDYVICKMNESLFSQLFPQAKKIGKSFPVFLLHIDGKNCEIAFARKEKKVGSGYKGFIPIYNEKISIEEDLFRRDTRLNSIALKLPEKTLIDPFSGCTDIKNKLIHATSYHFGEDPVRALRAARQAAQFLFTIDNYTLQQMEKCALELKDEPGERIIIELTKALNTPMPSIFFRYLQKSHLLHIIFPEIFALRGQIQPAYCHPEGDSFEHTMLVLDQTAAVTSHTAARFAALCHDLGKGLTPANLLPHHYGHEITGLAVLKAWQKRTTLPKQWIKSAAFVIKEHMRAARLSKPGKIVDLVNSIEKNPLGIDDFCQIIKIDNKELPYYLENIHELLALFHSVDINKRPDHICGAQIAIWLRNQQIEILKRFINYNLQLKTGEDK, from the coding sequence TTGACAGAAGATACATTTGTAAAAACAATTATAGAAAATAATGGTGAACTATATATTACAGGCGGCTGGGTCAGAGATATGATTGCCGGCAGGATTCCTCATGATAAAGACTATGTAATATGCAAAATGAACGAATCATTATTCTCCCAGCTCTTTCCCCAGGCAAAAAAAATAGGAAAATCTTTTCCTGTTTTTTTATTACATATTGATGGCAAAAACTGTGAAATAGCTTTTGCCCGTAAAGAAAAAAAAGTCGGCTCCGGTTATAAAGGTTTTATTCCTATATATAACGAAAAAATTAGCATTGAGGAAGATTTATTTCGTCGCGATACACGTTTAAACAGTATTGCCTTAAAACTTCCAGAAAAAACATTAATCGATCCTTTCAGCGGATGTACCGATATAAAAAACAAACTTATCCATGCTACTTCATATCATTTTGGCGAAGATCCAGTACGCGCCTTGCGGGCAGCACGTCAAGCTGCCCAGTTTTTATTTACTATTGATAATTATACATTGCAACAAATGGAAAAATGTGCTTTGGAATTAAAAGATGAACCGGGAGAACGCATTATAATTGAGCTGACAAAAGCTCTAAACACACCAATGCCATCTATTTTTTTCCGTTATCTGCAAAAATCTCATTTATTACATATTATTTTCCCGGAAATTTTTGCCTTGCGTGGACAAATCCAGCCTGCTTACTGTCATCCTGAAGGTGACAGCTTTGAACATACAATGCTTGTACTGGATCAAACAGCAGCAGTTACTTCCCATACTGCCGCTAGATTTGCTGCTCTTTGCCATGATTTAGGAAAAGGCCTAACACCTGCCAATCTGCTGCCACACCATTATGGACATGAAATAACAGGTTTGGCCGTTCTAAAAGCCTGGCAAAAAAGAACCACTCTGCCTAAGCAATGGATAAAAAGTGCTGCATTTGTTATAAAAGAACACATGCGGGCTGCGCGTCTGAGTAAACCAGGAAAAATTGTTGACTTAGTAAATTCCATAGAAAAAAATCCCCTGGGCATTGATGACTTCTGCCAAATAATAAAAATAGATAATAAGGAATTACCCTATTATTTAGAAAACATCCATGAACTCTTAGCTTTATTTCATTCTGTGGATATTAATAAACGTCCTGACCATATATGCGGTGCGCAGATTGCTATATGGCTCAGAAATCAGCAGATTGAAATACTAAAACGATTCATAAACTATAATTTGCAACTAAAAACTGGAGAAGATAAATGA
- the thrB gene encoding homoserine kinase has protein sequence MDKSEPIRVRVPATTANCGPGFDTLGIACNIYNELELILLKDETLDITISGEGTSYLPVNEKNLIWKVIKKLLELTKAPYKGAIIKMHNNIPLSRGLGSSAAAISAGILAVNYALGEPFGKQEIFELAAEIEGHPDNVAPVIFGGMTTSLTYKDKVKTFSFIPKIPLKMVVAVPEFFLATKKAREVLPVNISVKDAAFNIGHVSSLVAAMCMGNTEVLTYAFEDKLHQPYRADLIPGMYDVFAAAKHAGALGAAISGAGPSLIAFTIENETTIGQAMVDTFAKHKIDSHYLILDIDKKGACRI, from the coding sequence TTGGACAAAAGTGAACCCATACGAGTGAGAGTCCCGGCTACAACTGCTAACTGCGGTCCCGGTTTTGACACATTAGGAATAGCTTGTAATATCTATAATGAACTAGAACTAATTCTCCTAAAAGATGAAACACTAGATATAACGATTTCTGGTGAAGGAACTTCTTATCTTCCCGTAAATGAGAAAAATCTCATATGGAAAGTCATTAAAAAGCTTTTGGAATTGACGAAAGCTCCCTATAAAGGTGCTATTATCAAAATGCATAATAATATTCCTTTATCACGCGGTCTGGGAAGCAGTGCCGCTGCTATTTCAGCTGGTATACTTGCTGTCAATTATGCCCTTGGTGAACCATTCGGTAAACAAGAAATATTTGAGCTGGCGGCAGAAATAGAAGGACACCCTGATAATGTTGCTCCAGTCATTTTTGGCGGAATGACTACCAGCCTGACCTATAAAGATAAAGTCAAAACTTTTTCCTTTATCCCCAAAATTCCTTTAAAAATGGTTGTAGCCGTTCCTGAGTTCTTTTTAGCAACAAAAAAAGCCCGGGAAGTATTGCCAGTCAATATTTCAGTGAAAGATGCTGCTTTCAACATTGGCCATGTTTCCAGCCTTGTTGCTGCTATGTGCATGGGAAACACTGAAGTTTTGACATACGCCTTTGAGGACAAATTGCATCAACCTTATAGAGCTGATCTCATTCCTGGAATGTATGATGTTTTTGCTGCCGCCAAACATGCTGGCGCATTAGGTGCTGCAATAAGTGGTGCCGGTCCATCACTTATTGCTTTTACCATAGAAAATGAAACTACCATAGGACAGGCTATGGTAGATACTTTTGCTAAGCATAAAATTGATTCCCATTACTTAATACTAGACATAGATAAAAAAGGAGCCTGTCGCATTTAA
- a CDS encoding homoserine dehydrogenase, with protein MSNVIKIGILGCGTVGTGVLKVLAKNMSEITPRVGARIVVSHILVRNLEKKRDFITDDIKLTNNLNDIINDPEIKIVVELLGGIHPAREYMLKAMKAGKNVVTANKDVVAQFGKDMFDTAEKYDVDFMFEASVGGGIPIITPLKQCLTANKISEVIGIVNGTTNYMLTKMSEENASYEDVLKDAQKKGYAEADPTADVGGLDAARKTAILASIAFNSRVSLDHVSVEGITNITLEDIAYARELGYTIKLLSICHDDEKGIDVRVHPSLLPQSHPLAFVRNEFNAIFVRGNAIGETMFYGKGAGQLPTASAVIADVIDVARDIVKNRFGRIRCTCYEHKKFCPIEKTVSSYYVRLLVDDQPGVLGAIAMAFGQTGVSLRSVIQKRKVNQNAEIVAITHIVEEEKIHKAEAILNKLPAVDKICNVIRVEKEAAQEE; from the coding sequence ATGAGTAATGTTATAAAAATCGGTATTTTAGGGTGTGGTACTGTTGGCACCGGTGTCCTCAAAGTTTTAGCCAAAAATATGTCTGAAATAACCCCCAGAGTAGGCGCGCGAATTGTTGTTTCGCATATTCTCGTTCGCAACCTTGAAAAAAAACGAGATTTTATTACTGACGATATTAAGTTAACTAACAATTTAAATGATATCATCAACGATCCAGAAATAAAAATTGTAGTTGAGTTACTTGGCGGTATACATCCTGCCCGTGAATATATGCTGAAAGCAATGAAAGCCGGAAAAAATGTTGTAACTGCTAATAAAGATGTTGTCGCACAATTCGGCAAAGATATGTTTGATACAGCAGAAAAATATGATGTTGATTTTATGTTTGAAGCCAGTGTCGGTGGTGGTATACCTATTATTACTCCACTAAAACAATGTCTTACTGCTAATAAAATTTCAGAAGTTATCGGTATTGTTAATGGCACTACTAATTATATGCTTACAAAAATGAGTGAGGAAAACGCCAGCTATGAAGATGTATTAAAAGATGCCCAAAAAAAAGGCTATGCTGAAGCTGATCCTACAGCTGATGTAGGAGGTCTTGATGCCGCAAGAAAAACGGCTATATTAGCTTCAATTGCTTTTAACAGTCGTGTCAGTTTAGACCACGTGTCAGTCGAGGGAATAACTAATATAACCCTCGAAGATATAGCTTATGCCAGAGAATTAGGCTATACTATAAAACTTCTTTCTATCTGTCATGATGATGAAAAGGGTATAGATGTGCGAGTGCATCCTTCACTCTTACCTCAATCCCATCCGCTGGCCTTTGTACGCAATGAATTTAATGCCATATTCGTCCGCGGCAATGCTATCGGTGAAACCATGTTTTACGGTAAAGGTGCCGGTCAGCTGCCAACGGCCTCAGCAGTAATAGCTGATGTTATTGATGTAGCCCGTGATATAGTAAAAAACCGTTTTGGGCGTATACGCTGTACCTGTTATGAACATAAAAAATTCTGCCCCATTGAAAAAACTGTGTCATCTTATTATGTACGTTTACTAGTCGACGACCAGCCAGGAGTATTAGGTGCCATTGCAATGGCCTTTGGCCAGACAGGTGTCAGCTTACGCTCCGTAATCCAAAAGCGTAAAGTAAATCAAAATGCTGAGATTGTTGCTATTACTCATATAGTAGAAGAAGAAAAAATTCACAAAGCAGAAGCTATTTTAAATAAGCTGCCAGCTGTAGATAAAATCTGCAATGTCATCCGTGTAGAAAAAGAAGCAGCTCAGGAGGAATAA
- a CDS encoding ACT domain-containing protein yields MRKRKQIINNKNTGFFLVKEDILPTAIKKTIKVNEMLKRGDATTINEAIASTGLSRSAYYKYKDSVFPFYEASLNKIVSVSFMLDHKKGILSKVLNIISSDSANILTINQGLPLQGMANVTLSIETENMSIDLEALLDKLRVVEGVRRLEIVGQA; encoded by the coding sequence TTGAGAAAAAGAAAACAAATAATCAATAATAAAAATACCGGATTTTTCCTTGTAAAGGAAGATATTTTACCTACTGCCATAAAAAAAACAATAAAAGTCAATGAAATGCTCAAACGCGGCGATGCAACTACTATTAATGAAGCTATAGCTTCCACCGGGCTATCACGCAGCGCTTATTATAAATACAAGGACTCCGTATTCCCCTTTTATGAAGCGAGTCTTAACAAAATCGTGTCTGTATCTTTTATGCTTGATCATAAAAAAGGCATATTATCTAAAGTCTTAAACATCATCTCTTCTGATTCAGCCAATATTCTGACCATCAACCAGGGACTGCCGCTTCAGGGAATGGCCAATGTCACCTTATCCATTGAAACAGAAAATATGTCTATAGACTTAGAAGCACTTCTTGACAAACTACGTGTCGTTGAAGGTGTCCGTCGCCTTGAAATAGTGGGTCAGGCTTAA
- a CDS encoding chemotaxis protein, which yields MQKLEADVLDSNKNKKGILLESGTNEFEIVEFNIGDVYYGINVAKVREVITRVPVTAMPSAHPFVDGLFTLRGRAMPLVNLARAINTKGSDDPKNIIVTEINNYNIGFLVDSVSRIHRISWKNMEPSPEVGNESMIVGVIKMTDKIVLLLDFEKIIAEINSEINQKLTTVEKVNSSVESERRNKHIVIAEDSKMLRDLLVNTLHESGYEFVRDFGNGKAAFDYLMSLKNATGSIDDHLNIIISDIEMPQMDGHRLLKLVRADKVLNKVPVILFSSLINDEMRQKGERLGATAQISKPEIGQLISLMDNIIFNNKK from the coding sequence ATGCAGAAATTAGAAGCGGATGTATTGGACAGCAACAAAAATAAAAAGGGGATTCTTTTAGAAAGCGGTACTAATGAATTTGAAATCGTTGAATTTAATATAGGAGATGTATATTACGGTATTAATGTGGCTAAGGTACGAGAAGTAATTACTCGTGTACCCGTTACTGCGATGCCATCCGCACATCCGTTTGTAGATGGTTTGTTTACACTTCGTGGACGAGCTATGCCCCTAGTGAATTTAGCCAGAGCAATAAATACTAAGGGATCTGATGACCCTAAAAATATAATTGTAACAGAAATAAATAATTATAATATTGGCTTTTTAGTGGACAGTGTATCCCGTATTCATCGTATCTCATGGAAAAATATGGAACCTTCCCCCGAAGTTGGCAATGAATCAATGATCGTTGGTGTTATAAAAATGACTGACAAAATAGTATTGCTGCTCGATTTTGAAAAAATAATCGCTGAAATCAACAGCGAAATCAATCAAAAATTAACTACTGTTGAAAAAGTTAACAGCTCTGTGGAATCAGAAAGAAGAAATAAACACATTGTTATTGCTGAAGATTCAAAAATGCTGCGTGACTTATTAGTCAATACACTGCATGAATCAGGCTACGAATTTGTACGTGACTTTGGTAATGGTAAAGCTGCCTTTGACTACCTTATGAGCTTAAAAAATGCTACTGGTTCTATAGATGATCATTTGAATATCATCATCTCTGACATTGAAATGCCTCAAATGGATGGTCATCGTTTGTTAAAACTCGTACGAGCTGATAAAGTTTTAAACAAAGTTCCTGTCATACTGTTTTCCTCACTAATAAACGATGAAATGCGTCAAAAGGGTGAACGATTGGGGGCAACTGCGCAAATTTCCAAACCGGAAATCGGACAATTGATATCATTGATGGACAACATCATTTTTAATAATAAAAAATAA
- a CDS encoding CvfB family protein produces the protein MKTNNFSEKTFKASTVATLKAVRKNEMGVFLDAQTGNTSDDILLHKSQQTSPVDVNDTVKVFLYKDPKGRLTASMRVPKMKEGQIARLKVINISKDGAFLDVGAERGIFMPYAGMRGNLKIGDYVWAKLYTDKSGRLAVTMKVEDEMRRASKPAAASIKIGSTIDGSVYNITEEGAFIFTTDRNIAFIAEKEMPQHPHVGEEVSARVTYIRSDGRLNASLRPIKEKALFLDAASILKEIQLHQGKMPYSDKTPPEIIKERFHISKSAFKRAVGHLLKTNEIIEKDGWLILNKLPEK, from the coding sequence ATGAAGACGAATAATTTTTCAGAAAAAACATTTAAAGCCAGTACTGTTGCAACATTAAAAGCTGTACGTAAAAATGAAATGGGTGTATTTTTGGATGCTCAGACAGGTAATACTTCCGATGACATTTTATTACATAAATCACAGCAAACTTCACCTGTAGATGTTAATGACACAGTAAAAGTCTTTCTCTACAAGGACCCTAAGGGACGTCTCACTGCCAGTATGCGTGTTCCTAAAATGAAGGAAGGCCAAATTGCCCGTTTAAAAGTTATTAACATCTCCAAAGATGGCGCTTTTCTTGATGTAGGAGCTGAACGCGGTATTTTTATGCCTTATGCAGGAATGCGTGGCAATCTAAAAATTGGTGACTATGTCTGGGCAAAATTATATACCGATAAATCAGGGCGTCTAGCTGTAACTATGAAAGTCGAAGATGAAATGAGACGTGCTTCTAAACCAGCAGCCGCATCCATAAAAATAGGCAGTACCATTGATGGATCGGTCTATAATATAACTGAAGAGGGAGCTTTTATCTTTACAACAGACAGAAATATTGCTTTCATTGCCGAAAAAGAAATGCCACAGCATCCTCATGTAGGAGAAGAAGTTTCTGCCCGAGTTACTTATATCCGCAGCGATGGTCGTCTTAATGCTTCACTGCGTCCTATAAAAGAAAAAGCTCTTTTTCTTGATGCAGCCTCCATATTAAAAGAAATTCAGCTCCACCAAGGAAAAATGCCTTATAGCGACAAAACACCACCTGAAATAATAAAAGAACGTTTTCATATAAGTAAATCAGCTTTTAAAAGGGCTGTAGGTCATTTATTAAAAACAAATGAAATTATAGAAAAAGATGGTTGGCTCATATTAAACAAACTACCTGAAAAATAA
- the rsfS gene encoding ribosome silencing factor codes for MIFIINPKTKNKRTSIEKGKLISKAAYDKKGRQICIMDMHTLTTSTDYFIVCSAGSTTQARAIADNIDDELNIAGEHFIHKEGYKTGEWILLDYGDCVAHIFTEESREFYGLETLWGDAEITKYEDE; via the coding sequence ATGATTTTTATAATTAATCCCAAAACAAAAAACAAAAGAACTTCTATTGAAAAAGGCAAACTGATTAGCAAAGCCGCATATGATAAAAAAGGCCGGCAGATCTGCATAATGGATATGCATACATTAACAACTTCAACCGATTATTTTATTGTCTGCAGTGCCGGTTCAACTACACAGGCAAGGGCAATTGCTGATAATATTGATGATGAGCTCAACATCGCTGGTGAACATTTTATTCACAAAGAAGGATATAAAACAGGTGAATGGATATTACTTGATTATGGTGATTGTGTAGCTCACATTTTTACGGAAGAAAGTCGTGAATTTTATGGATTGGAAACCCTCTGGGGCGATGCGGAAATTACAAAATATGAAGACGAATAA
- a CDS encoding LCP family protein, protein MANDKNTSFPQKKRTRIVRKRRHPKFLRIILFLILLGFILFGIMRGVQYIYKVSIITYNYLETSYTQYKTAKQLKEKNIMPVTVPIQYNEITNVLFIGIDNYKNLNSSADSLMLFSINHTTGIVSVLIIPSNTVIAQNNTSYITAASVQQQGTQKTLDTLSRLLDIRINQYVIMDKNTFVRFIDIFNNINMYIGTNMNYDDKSAHVSIHLQQGYQHIDGQKALEYFQYRSDDLGDIGKAHRQKEFMKNFFTDILTFSSLPKVFSVASIINKSLITNTALLSFTNICTYLRAVYKNTFIIQTLPGHFSPDGKYWLPDNILIDSLTKKMFL, encoded by the coding sequence ATGGCTAATGATAAAAATACTTCTTTCCCACAAAAAAAGCGCACAAGAATTGTTAGAAAAAGAAGACATCCTAAATTTCTGCGGATAATCCTGTTTTTAATATTATTAGGCTTTATTTTATTTGGTATCATGCGTGGTGTTCAGTATATATATAAAGTTAGTATAATCACTTATAATTATTTGGAAACATCTTATACCCAATATAAAACTGCCAAACAATTAAAAGAAAAAAATATTATGCCGGTTACTGTCCCTATTCAGTATAACGAAATAACAAATGTTTTATTTATTGGTATAGATAACTACAAAAATCTTAACAGTTCCGCTGATAGCTTAATGCTTTTTAGCATAAACCATACCACTGGGATTGTATCAGTATTAATTATTCCATCTAATACTGTAATTGCCCAAAATAATACCTCTTATATAACAGCTGCTTCTGTCCAGCAGCAAGGTACCCAGAAAACTCTGGATACGCTATCGCGCCTTTTAGACATTAGGATAAACCAATATGTCATCATGGATAAAAATACTTTTGTCCGTTTCATTGATATATTTAACAACATAAATATGTACATCGGTACCAATATGAACTATGATGATAAATCAGCTCATGTTTCCATTCATTTACAGCAAGGTTATCAGCATATTGATGGGCAAAAAGCTCTGGAATATTTCCAATATCGCAGTGACGACCTGGGAGATATTGGAAAAGCACACCGTCAGAAGGAATTCATGAAAAATTTCTTTACTGATATATTAACTTTTTCTTCTCTGCCCAAAGTTTTTTCTGTCGCCAGTATCATAAACAAATCACTTATAACCAATACTGCTTTATTAAGCTTTACAAATATATGCACTTATCTGCGGGCTGTATATAAGAATACTTTTATTATACAGACACTGCCAGGACATTTTTCTCCCGATGGAAAATATTGGCTGCCGGATAACATTTTAATAGACAGCCTTACCAAAAAAATGTTTTTATAA
- the yqeK gene encoding bis(5'-nucleosyl)-tetraphosphatase (symmetrical) YqeK, with protein MDYNDIAKKLKTNLNETRYLHSLSVSDTATTLAQRYNIDQHKAKLAGLLHDCAREIPTSSLIDAAKEYHIPIGPIETCQPILLHAALGAILAQKKYLINDTEILDAIKLHTTGKADMTDLAKIIYLADMVEPHRRYDSINHLRDLIKNSTLDIVMIAAFSESLSFIIKKGQLIHPQTVLARNALIAKNICHG; from the coding sequence TTGGATTATAATGATATTGCTAAAAAATTAAAAACAAATCTCAACGAAACTCGCTATCTTCATTCATTAAGCGTAAGTGATACTGCTACCACTCTGGCACAAAGATATAATATAGATCAGCATAAAGCAAAATTAGCTGGTCTTTTACACGATTGTGCTCGTGAAATTCCTACCAGTTCCCTCATAGACGCCGCTAAAGAATATCATATTCCCATTGGGCCAATCGAAACCTGCCAACCAATTTTACTACATGCTGCGCTGGGTGCTATATTGGCACAAAAAAAGTATTTGATCAATGATACAGAAATACTTGATGCTATAAAACTGCATACTACCGGTAAAGCTGATATGACTGATTTAGCCAAAATAATTTATTTAGCTGATATGGTCGAACCACATCGCCGATATGATTCTATTAACCATCTCCGTGATTTAATAAAAAACAGTACCTTAGATATAGTAATGATTGCCGCTTTTAGTGAATCACTTTCTTTTATAATAAAAAAAGGCCAGCTTATCCATCCGCAGACTGTATTAGCCCGGAATGCCCTAATAGCCAAAAATATTTGTCATGGCTAA
- a CDS encoding TrmH family RNA methyltransferase, with translation MLAIKSSENIQIKYASSLKQKKYRDAANLFLIEGTRLVETAVESNAVIKKCFCTPAAAANNRAAAIIENLAQKNCPIYEVSENIFHKLSDTNSPQGIIAVGEKTSINLSTMPKTNKTPIFIIMDQLQDPGNVGTIIRTADATGINGIISLKGTVDLFSPKVVRASMGSIFHLPIIDKITVEQLQFFLQENQLQLLSTVISKNAKPCFSINYKIPSAIAFGNEGAGISPQIKKLSAENIFIPMYGQAESLNASCAAAIIMYEIMRQKHFN, from the coding sequence GTGCTTGCCATCAAAAGTTCTGAAAATATTCAAATAAAATATGCCTCATCTTTAAAACAGAAGAAATATCGTGATGCAGCAAATCTTTTTCTTATTGAAGGTACCAGATTAGTTGAAACAGCTGTGGAAAGCAATGCCGTCATAAAAAAATGTTTTTGTACTCCTGCTGCTGCCGCTAATAACAGAGCTGCTGCTATAATAGAAAATCTAGCACAGAAGAATTGTCCCATCTATGAAGTTAGTGAAAATATCTTCCACAAACTATCTGATACAAATTCACCTCAGGGAATTATAGCTGTTGGAGAAAAAACTTCTATTAATTTATCTACTATGCCTAAAACAAATAAAACTCCCATTTTTATAATTATGGATCAGTTACAAGATCCCGGAAATGTTGGTACGATAATCCGGACAGCTGATGCTACTGGTATAAATGGTATTATTTCCCTGAAAGGTACTGTAGATTTATTTTCTCCCAAAGTTGTAAGAGCCAGTATGGGTTCTATATTTCATCTGCCAATTATCGATAAAATAACTGTTGAACAGCTACAATTCTTTCTTCAAGAAAATCAACTCCAGCTATTATCAACAGTCATCTCTAAAAACGCTAAACCCTGTTTTTCCATAAACTATAAGATACCTTCAGCCATAGCTTTTGGTAATGAAGGTGCCGGTATTTCGCCTCAAATAAAAAAATTATCCGCGGAAAACATTTTTATTCCCATGTACGGACAAGCAGAATCATTAAACGCTTCTTGTGCTGCTGCAATAATAATGTACGAAATAATGCGGCAGAAACACTTTAATTGA